The uncultured Bacteroides sp. DNA segment ATGAAAGACATTTCCGGAGATACTTCATTTCTTGAAATGCTCGACATCCTGAACGAAGATCTTATCAACGAAGGGAAAGAACCAATTGTATTCGATCATGACTGCCGCGAGGGTATCTGCGGCATGTGCTCTCTCTACATCAATGGACATCCTCACGGACCGGCAACAGGTGCAACTACTTGCCAGATGTATATGCGTCGTTTCAATGATGGTGACACGATCACTGTAGAACCTTGGCGTTCTGCCGGCTTCCCGGTCATCCGCGACCTGATGGTAGATCGCACTGCTTTTGATAAGATCATACAGGCAGGTGGATACGTTAACATCAACACCGGTGCTCCTCAAGACGCCAATGCTATCCTGATTTCGAAAGAAATTGCCGACGAAGCAATGGACTCAGCTTCATGTATTGGCTGCGGTGCTTGTGTCGCTGCGTGCAAGAACGGATCTGCCATGTTGTTTGTCTCTGCCAAAGTAAGCCAACTATCACTTCTTCCACAAGGAAAGATAGAAGCTCCACGTCGTGCTAAAGCAATGGTTTCAAAAATGGACGAACTGGGTTTTGGTAACTGCACCAACACACGTGCTTGTGAGGCTGAGTGTCCAAAGAATATTTCAATCAGCAACATTGCTCGTTTGAATCGTGACTTTATCGTTGCTAAGTTGAAAGACTAAAAACTGATTTAAACACATTCATAGAAAAATCCTCTACCGGAAACGGCAGAGGATTTTTTATTTATTCCCCAACTAACGAGTAAACAAACTCAAAAGCATCAAGTATGACTATATGAAAGTATTATTAACGATAACAAGTCAAAAAGACATATCGTGCACGAAAACACTAAATTTTCGTGAAATAAGATTAAAAGAGTAGAGAACAAGATGCGATTATTTGGAGGGATGTGCAAGAGCCCTTATATTTGCAGTGTGTTTTTCATAGTATTAGATTTAAGGTTAACAAAGGTTGGAGTCAGGCGTGACTCCTTTTTTTTTGCCCCTTACCCAAGTAGCTGATACATACCTCCTGCCAGCACACGCACAACGCCTTTCATTTCAAGTTCAAACAAAATAGCATTTATCTTGTGCACCGGAATATTAGTAGCTACTACCAAGGTATTTATTTGCTGATCTCCCTTCTCTAAGATAGAGACAATCGCTTGCTCTTCATCGCTCAGATCGGGAAAAAGAACTCGTTGGACACCTTCATTCTTCTTTGATTGCGATTCTGCGTCCCAACACATCGCACGCACAAAGTCTTCAGCCGACTGAATGAGCGTTGCTTTATTATCTCGAATCAATTGATTGCACCCTTTCGAATACTCA contains these protein-coding regions:
- a CDS encoding succinate dehydrogenase/fumarate reductase iron-sulfur subunit, coding for MEKNISFTLKVWRQKGPKAKGAFETYPMKDISGDTSFLEMLDILNEDLINEGKEPIVFDHDCREGICGMCSLYINGHPHGPATGATTCQMYMRRFNDGDTITVEPWRSAGFPVIRDLMVDRTAFDKIIQAGGYVNINTGAPQDANAILISKEIADEAMDSASCIGCGACVAACKNGSAMLFVSAKVSQLSLLPQGKIEAPRRAKAMVSKMDELGFGNCTNTRACEAECPKNISISNIARLNRDFIVAKLKD